From the genome of Vicia villosa cultivar HV-30 ecotype Madison, WI linkage group LG2, Vvil1.0, whole genome shotgun sequence, one region includes:
- the LOC131648860 gene encoding uncharacterized protein LOC131648860: MFANHEITGFDYIDLYIKFQRVEQENAAIIPNENVEEDDDEETEAQVDDLFTTLFETDAINEEEQQIPVENVYCPPPHLTTLQLTEDQPSFAWPRGPHLPMEGEIAVGNQFKTKAECVRAISKYHMKQCIDFKVNFSDKKRYEICCRNATCKFRLLASFRKRSDLWEIGIMNPLHSCSTTMFNQDHRQLSSQIMCQHLMPLVDKDPSTKVSVCISEIVSEFKFTPSYKKTWIARNKAIEQVYGNWENSYNELPHYLLALKKFVPGTVVEMQTLPVYTDDGTVVNGKQIFHRLFWAFQPSIRGFAYCKPILQVDGTWLYGKYKGTLLMAVAQDGNSNIFPVAFALVLGETADGWGFFLKNLRMHVAPQSGLCLISDRHASIESAYNNPENGWHEPPSVHVYCIRHIAQNFMREIKDRNLRKKVINMGYALNQPTFHYYRNEIGMANGDALRWLDNIPLEKWTRAFDGGRRWGHMATNLVESMNSVFKGTRNLPITTLVRATYYRMGTLFTERGAKWSAVLSSGQTFTESCMKVMKEETAKSSTHHVRIFDYNHNTFSVKETRDHGEGKPMEDYKVNLRDLWCDCGKYQAYRVPCSHVIAACSVVRQDAYALLSDVYRVSNLFGVYSTSFQVLPLDEYWPSFEGDQICHNPLMRRNKKGRPVSSRIRTEMDNYDELERKCALCRLPGHNRTNCPNVGTSNA; this comes from the exons ATGTTTGCGAATCATGAAATTACTGGCTTTGATTACATTGATCTCTACATAAAATTTCAAAGAGTTGAACAAGAAAATGCAGCAATAATTCCTAATGAAAATGTTGAAGAAGACGATGATGAAGAAACTGAAGCACAAGTTGATGATTTATTTACCACTCTGTTCGAAACAGATGCAATCAATGAAGAGGAGCAACAAATTCCAGTTGAAAATGTGTATTGTCCACCGCCCCACCTTACAACGTTGCAACTTACTGAAGACCAACCTTCGTTTGCATGGCCACGGGGTCCCCATCTTCCGATGGAGGGTGAGATAGCTGTGGGTAACCAGTTTAAAACAAAAGCCGAATGTGTTCGTGCCATCTCAAAATATCATATGAAACAATGTATTGATTTCAAGGTGAATTTTTCTGACAAAAAAAGATATGAAATATGTTGTAGAAACGCTACATGCAAGTTTCGACTTTTGGCGTCCTTTCGAAAGAGGAGCGACCTATGGGAGATAGGCATTATGAACCCACTACATAGTTGTTCAACAACTATGTTCAATCAAGATCATAGGCAACTTAGCTCTCAGATAATGTGTCAACATTTAATGCCCCTTGTTGATAAGGACCCTTCAACTAAGGTGAGCGTCTGTATTAGTGAGATTGTGTCTGAATTCAAATTTACTCCGTCGTACAAGAAAACATGGATTGCAAGGAATAAGGCTATCGAACAGGTATACGGTAACTGGGAGAACTCATACAATGAGCTGCCACACTACTTGTTAGCTCTCAAGAAATTTGTTCCTGGTACAGTGGTAGAAATGCAAACACTTCCCGTATATACAGATGACGGAACTGTTGTCAATGGAAAACAAATTTTTCATCGACTTTTCTGGGCATTCCAACCAAGCATTAGAGGGTTTGCATATTGCAAACCTATACTTCAGGTTGATGGTACCTGGTTATATGGTAAGTACAAAGGTACTCTACTAATGGCGGTAGCTCAAGATGGAAATAGTAATATCTTTCCAGTTGCTTTTGCCCTTGTGTTGGGGGAGACCGCAGATGGTTGGGGTTTCTTTCTAAAGAACTTGAGAATGCATGTAGCCCCTCAGTCTGGCTTGTGTTTGATTTCAGACAGGCATGCATCAATTGAAAGTGCTTACAATAATCCAGAGAATGGTTGGCATGAGCCTCCATCTGTACATGTCTATTGTATCAGACATATCGCACAAAATTTCATGAGGGAGATCAAAGACCGTAACCTCCGAAAAAAAGTTATCAATATGG GGTACGCTTTGAACCAACCAACATTCCACTACTACAGAAATGAAATTGGTATGGCTAATGGTGATGCTTTGAGATGGCTAGACAATATTCCATTGGAAAAGTGGACGAGGGCATTTGATGGAGGTCGGCGTTGGGGTCACATGGCAACAAACCTGGTCGAATCGATGAACTCGGTATTCAAAGGGACACGTAATCTACCTATTACGACATTGGTGCGTGCGACATACTATAGGATGGGAACACTTTTTACTGAAAGGGGTGCTAAGTGGAGTGCAGTATTGAGTTCTGGACAAACATTTACAGAAAGTTGCATGaaggtgatgaaagaagaaacggCAAAATCCAGCACGCATCATGTAAGAATATTTGACTATAACCATAACACTTTCAGTGTGAAGGAGACAAGGGACCATGGTGAAGGAAAGCCTATGGAAGATTACAAGGTAAACCTAAGAGATCTTTGGTGTGACTGTGGAAAGTATCAAGCTTACCGTGTTCCTTGTTCACACGTTATTGCTGCATGTTCTGTGGTGCGCCAAGACGCCTATGCTCTACTGTCCGACGTTTACAGAGTCTCAAACTTATTCGGTGTTTACAGCACAAGTTTTCAAGTACTACCATTAGATGAGTATTGGCCCTCCTTTGAAGGAGATCAAATTTGTCACAACCCATTGATGCGGAGGAACAAGAAAGGTCGTCCCGTGAGCTCACGTATTAGAACAGAAATGGACAACTATGATGAGTTAGAGAGAAAATGTGCGTTGTGTCGTCTTCCTGGTCACAACCGAACGAATTGTCCAAATGTTGGAACCAGTAATGCATag